Proteins from a genomic interval of Symmachiella macrocystis:
- a CDS encoding PPC domain-containing protein, protein MLRRFSLGVCACVVLAAITLGAATAIAASPSLKIILPRGVQRGTESVISFSGARMADAEEIFFYSPGFEVTKIEADGANVAKATVKIASDCRLGEHVAQVRTKSGISEFRVFYVGALPIVNEAEPNNDFAEPQKIDLNVTVHGLVTNEDVDYYMVEAKKGQRIAAEIEGMRLGETMFDPYLAILDSKRFELASADDTPLVKQDAAVSVIAPEDGQYFIEVRESAYGGSAACRYCVHIGTFPRPTGVYPAGGKIGEEAEVRFLGDAGGEIAAKLPLPAEIIPNYSVFATAEGSIAPSGNPFRLSEHGNALEVEPNNEFAQATPTELPLAFNGIISEPGDVDCFRFAAKKGQVFEVECYARRLRTPLDPVLNLYKADGSSIAGNDDSRGPDSYIRFKVPEDGEYIVRVTDHLGKGGADYVYRIEFSGVTPSLKLGIPRTARYSQYRQSIFVARGNRFGSLISASRANFSGELILDPKELPPGITMVCEPMAGNLNTMPVVFEAAADAPLGGMLVDFRARHADEKKDISGGYSNRADFVIAAPGQSLYSWRDVDKLAIAVVDELPFHLEIVEPKVPLVRNGSMQLKIVAHRKEGFKAAINVQLPFRPPGVGASSSVTIPEGQNEVLYPLNANSGAGIKKWKIYALGSADVGGAGWVASQLATLEVAEPYVTIALERSAVEKGQKTEIFGKLTHSHPFEGNATVRLVGLPHMVAAPELEITKETAEVTFAVTSDKASPVGTHKNVICQVIITENAEPVVHSNVGATELRIDEPLPPKPDAPAPKPAAKPKAAKPAEPKPAPEKRLTRLEKLRLEAKERAEGTAASK, encoded by the coding sequence ATGTTGCGACGATTTTCATTGGGTGTTTGTGCTTGTGTGGTGTTGGCTGCCATCACGTTAGGGGCGGCCACGGCGATTGCTGCTTCCCCTTCGCTGAAGATCATCCTGCCGCGCGGCGTGCAGCGGGGGACGGAAAGCGTCATCTCCTTCAGTGGAGCCCGCATGGCCGATGCCGAGGAGATCTTCTTTTATTCTCCCGGCTTTGAGGTGACCAAAATCGAAGCCGACGGAGCCAACGTTGCAAAAGCCACCGTCAAAATCGCATCCGACTGCCGACTCGGCGAACATGTGGCCCAGGTTCGTACAAAATCCGGGATTTCAGAATTCCGCGTGTTTTACGTCGGTGCTTTGCCCATCGTCAACGAAGCTGAGCCGAACAACGATTTTGCGGAACCTCAAAAAATTGACTTGAACGTCACCGTGCATGGCTTGGTCACCAACGAAGACGTCGACTACTACATGGTCGAAGCCAAAAAGGGACAACGCATTGCTGCGGAAATTGAAGGCATGCGGTTGGGCGAAACCATGTTCGACCCCTATTTGGCGATCCTGGATTCCAAACGCTTTGAACTGGCTTCGGCCGATGACACACCGTTGGTCAAACAGGATGCGGCCGTTTCGGTGATCGCTCCGGAAGATGGACAATACTTTATCGAGGTCCGCGAAAGTGCATACGGCGGCAGCGCAGCTTGCCGTTACTGCGTGCACATTGGCACGTTCCCCCGCCCCACCGGAGTTTATCCGGCCGGAGGAAAAATCGGGGAAGAAGCTGAGGTGCGGTTTCTGGGAGACGCAGGCGGAGAAATCGCCGCGAAACTACCGCTACCGGCGGAGATCATTCCGAACTACTCAGTGTTCGCCACAGCAGAGGGCAGCATCGCCCCCTCGGGAAATCCATTTCGGTTGTCAGAGCATGGGAATGCTTTGGAAGTCGAACCGAACAACGAATTCGCTCAAGCGACCCCCACAGAATTGCCGCTGGCCTTCAACGGAATTATTTCTGAACCGGGCGATGTCGACTGCTTTAGGTTCGCCGCGAAAAAGGGGCAAGTCTTCGAAGTCGAATGCTACGCTCGTCGCTTACGGACTCCGTTGGATCCGGTCCTCAACTTGTATAAGGCAGACGGTAGCAGTATTGCCGGCAACGATGATTCGCGCGGCCCCGACAGTTATATTCGATTTAAAGTGCCCGAAGATGGCGAGTACATCGTTCGCGTGACCGACCACCTTGGCAAAGGGGGAGCCGACTACGTGTACCGTATTGAGTTCTCCGGGGTCACCCCGTCATTGAAGCTGGGGATCCCTCGGACGGCACGCTATTCGCAATACCGCCAGTCGATTTTCGTCGCTCGGGGAAACCGCTTTGGTTCATTGATTTCAGCCAGTCGTGCCAATTTTAGTGGCGAACTGATTCTGGATCCCAAGGAATTGCCCCCTGGCATCACGATGGTTTGCGAGCCGATGGCTGGCAATCTAAACACCATGCCGGTGGTCTTCGAAGCTGCCGCCGATGCACCATTGGGTGGGATGCTCGTCGATTTCCGCGCACGTCATGCGGATGAAAAGAAAGACATCAGCGGCGGGTATAGCAACCGCGCCGACTTCGTGATCGCTGCACCGGGACAATCGTTGTACTCCTGGCGCGACGTGGACAAATTGGCAATCGCAGTCGTGGATGAACTTCCGTTTCACTTGGAAATCGTGGAGCCCAAAGTCCCGTTGGTGCGCAACGGATCGATGCAACTGAAAATTGTGGCGCATCGCAAAGAGGGTTTCAAAGCAGCGATCAACGTCCAGTTGCCTTTCCGTCCCCCCGGAGTGGGTGCGTCCAGTTCGGTCACCATCCCTGAAGGTCAAAACGAAGTTTTGTATCCCTTAAACGCCAATAGCGGCGCGGGGATTAAAAAATGGAAGATCTATGCTCTCGGCTCGGCGGATGTCGGGGGAGCGGGTTGGGTGGCGTCGCAATTGGCGACCTTGGAAGTCGCCGAACCGTATGTGACCATCGCCTTGGAACGCTCGGCTGTCGAAAAAGGGCAGAAGACGGAAATCTTCGGGAAACTGACGCACAGTCACCCCTTCGAAGGCAACGCGACCGTACGCTTGGTCGGACTACCGCATATGGTCGCTGCCCCGGAATTAGAAATCACTAAAGAGACCGCCGAAGTGACCTTTGCCGTAACTTCTGATAAGGCCAGTCCGGTGGGGACTCACAAAAATGTGATCTGCCAAGTGATCATTACCGAGAACGCCGAGCCGGTTGTGCACAGTAATGTCGGGGCCACTGAATTACGTATCGACGAACCGCTGCCCCCCAAACCCGATGCACCCGCACCGAAACCGGCGGCAAAACCTAAGGCAGCAAAACCTGCCGAACCGAAGCCAGCGCCCGAAAAACGCCTGACGCGTTTGGAGAAATTGCGACTCGAAGCCAAAGAACGCGCCGAAGGAACGGCAGCGTCGAAATAA